CGGCTGTTCTCACTTTTGGCGATGCCTTATTCGGCCATAAGTTTCCCAATGTTTATTGCATCAATCCGCCGGCGTATACACCGCGGGACATTGATTTTCAGCCTGCCTCGTTCAGCGGAGTCCTTGACCAGGGGCGGCCTCTGCGGCTTGGCTTTTTTGGGCAATACCGCCGGGAAAAACAATTGGATACTTTCTTAGATGTTTTTTTAACCGGCCAGTATAAACGGCCGATTCAGCTGCAAGTGCAGGGGGCGACAATGAATCCGGATGATTCCGCCGATTTTGAACGGATTATAAAAAAATACAGCGGTCATCCTCATATCCGCTTTTTGCATAAAGGCTTGATTGGAAAAGAGTGGCAGACAGCCATCGCCGGTATTGATGCGCTGCTGATGCCCTATTCGGCCAGCCGGTACCGGTATCACTGGGCCGGCATGCTGTTTACGGCGATTGGCTACCAAAAACCGGTGGTTCTCAGTTCCGAGATCAATCCGGAAGTGCTGGCGAAATATGAAATCGGCGTCAGCTTTTCCGGCGGCGATAACCACTCTCTTAAGGAAGCAATTGAGAATTTTGTCAATACCTTTGACGATAAAGCCGCCCTTTATACCAGGGAACTGGACCGGGCCGCCGCTGATTACTCGTCGGGGAAATTTGCCAAAACGCTGCTTCAGCTGGTTGGGAGATGTTGAAATGTCATCTTTAAAAATACTTGTCATCAACCTAATGCATATCGGGGATCTGCTGCTGGTCACCCCCGTTCTGCGCACACTGCGTACCAATTATCCCCAGGCTCATATCGCCCTGCTGGCGGATGCCAAACTCAGCGATCTGGTAAAATACAATCAAAATATTGATGAATTAATTGCAATTGATAAAAAAGGCTATCATAATAAATTGGGCAACTATATTCACTTTATCGCTGAGATACGCCAGCGCCGGTTTAATCTGGTGATCAACCTCCACGCCAATGAGAGGGCTTCGTTTATTGCCGCTTTCAGCGGCGCCGGCCGGATTATCGGCTATTCCTCCTGGGGACTGGGGAAAATGTTTCAATATTGCATTAAAAACCGCAAAGCCGTCAAGCACCAGATTCATTCCCACTTTGATGTCTTAAAAGAAGGCCTGGGCATTACCCGCATTGACGACCGGGGAATCGAGATGTGGCTGGACGAAGCGGCCGAAAAAAGTGCGGACGAAATCTGGTCCCAATCCTTCCCCCCCAATCCATCTTCTTCGTGTCCTTCGCGCCTTCGCGGTTCCAATCAATCCGATAACTCCAATCCTCCCGTCATCGGTCTCAACATCGGCGCTTCCTGGCCCACCAAACGCTGGCTGAAGGAATACTATGCCGAACTGGCTGACCGTCTGCTGGAGAAGAACCTTGGCGTAGCCTATTTCGGCGGCCCTATGGACGAAGAACTGGTTCAGCAAACCATCGCCTTGATGCGGCACAAAGACCACCCTTTGCTCCGGATATTCACCGGCAGGCTGACTCTGCTGGAACTGGCGGCACTGCTGAAAAAATGTGCCGTCTTCGTCACCAACGATTCCGGCCCGATGCACATTGCCGTGGCCATGGACGTGCCCCTTGTCACCATGTTCGGTGCCTCGCCGGTTCCCGGTTTTTACCCCTACAATAACAAGAGCATTTTGATTAAGACTCCGGCAGAGTGCCATCCCTGCGGGGTGCATACCTGCGAGCACCTGAAATGCATGAAGCAGATTCCAGTGGATATTGTGCTGCAGCATACCTTGAAACTGCTTGAACGGTACGGTAACCAAGTGGGTCACGTTCCCCGGGACCCGGGACAATATCAATGTCAAATCATCGAATTATAAATTCATTTTTTCCTCTGCGTCCTCTGCGGGTAAACATCCAATCCATCTTCGCGTTCTCCGCGTCTTTGCGGTTCAAATGACCCCCAATTCTCCCCATCCTTCGCGGTTCAAAATATTAAAGTCCATATTGAGAAAGCAGGAATCGATATGAAGCTGACAGTCCTTATATTGGCCAAGAATGAAGAAAAAAACATACGGGCCTGTATCGAAAGCGCATTATTTGCCGATGAAATCATTGTCATTGATGATTTCAGCACCGACAACACGGCTAACATTGCCCAAGAACTAGGTGCGAAAGTAGTGCAGCGAGCCATGAACGGCGACTGGGGCTCTCAGCAGACCTTTGCCATTCAGCAGGCAGCGACGGACTGGATTTTTTTCCTCGATGCCGACGAGCGGATTACCCCGGAGCTTGCTGCCGAAGTGCAGGCTGCAGTGAAACGCAATGAACCCTATACCTATCTGGTGCCCCGGCTGAATCATACTATGGGAAATGTGCTGCGGCACGGCGGCTGGTATCCTGATTATGGCATTCATCTTTTGCTGCGGGAAGGAAGCTATGTGGAAGGGTTTGTTCATCCGCAAATCGTTCACCAGCACCCATTAAAAAAAATCGCCAAACCGATGATCCATTACCCCTACGCCAATTGGGAAAGTTATTTTAACAAACTGAATCTGTATACCAAGCTGGCGGCTGAAAAAAACAAGAAAAAAGGGAAACGGGCCAACTTCTTTTTGGATATCATGATCCGGCCTTATTTTGCCTTTTTTAAAATGTATATTTTGAAAGCCGGCTGGCGGGACGGGAGAATCGGTTTTATTTTGGCGGTATTTCACTTTTTTTATACGATGGCCAAATATGTAAAATTGTATTATATTCAAGATATAAACGATGACAAAAAGTAATGAAGGGGATGATTTGTGTTGCAGACCGGGAAAATCATTCAAGCGCACATCAGCGTCGTAGAGGCGGTACAAAATGGTTGTCTGGCGGATATAGAAAAATTTGCACAAATTTGTCAGGCAGCGCTGAAAAACGGCAGAACCATATATTTTTGCGGCAACGGCGGCAGTGCCGCCGATTGTCAGCATCTTGCCGCTGAATTCGTCGGCCGGTTTGTTAAGGAGCGTCACGGACTTCCGGCCGTTGCTTTGACCACCGATACTTCCATTTTGACGGCTGTCGGTAATGATTACGGCTTTGATCAGGTATTCGCCCGGCAAGTGGATGCTTTGGTCCGCCAGGGGGATGTGGTCGTAGGCATTTCCACCTCCGGCAATAGCGCCAATGTGGTGCGGGCTATGGACAAAGCCAGGCTTCAGGGCGCCAAAACCATCGGCCTGACAGGCCAGCAAGGCGGCAAACTGGCGAAATGCTGTGACCTTTGCCTGCAGGTTCCCTCCCAAGTCACTGCCAGAATCCAGGAAGCTCATATTCTCATTGGCCATATTGTCTGTGAATTGATCGATGAAGAATTTGCATAATCATTTTAACCGCAATCTTTGCACTCTTTGCGGTTCATATTAGGATGGATTGCTATGTATCGAAACTATAACAAAATAAAAGCTTTTGTCGAGGAGCAAGTAACACAATGCACCGTATTGGTAGTCGGCGATGTCATGCTGGACAAATATTACTTCGGCGAAGTCAAACGGATTTCACCTGAAGCTCCGGTTCCGGTGACACGGGTCATGCAGGAAAAAGAGACGCTGGGCGGTGCGGGCAATGTCGCCCACAACCTGGCACGCTTAGGCTGCCGGACGCTGCTGGCGGGCGCAGTGGGGAATGACATCCATTGCGATAGCTTATGCCGGTTATTGGATGAGAGAAACATTATACACGAGGGTTTAGTGGCAAAAGACGGTCCCACCACTACCAAGCTTCGCGTGATCGGCGGCCATCAGCAAATGCTTCGCCTGGACTTTGAAGAGACTTCTCCGGTTGGGGATGAGGTTGAAACAAAGATTCTGTACTATGTAGATAAAGCATTGCAGCAAAAGGCCGGCAGTGTAATCTTGTCGGATTATGGCAAAGGCATCTGTACCTCCCGGGTATGCCAAGCCATTATCAGTAAGTGTGCCGAGTATCATATTCCGGTCATCATTGATCCCAAAGGAAGCAACTGGCATAAATATACGGGAGCATCTTTCATTACTCCCAATATAAAAGAACTGAACGAAGTTTCGAAAAATGAAGTTACCAATGAAGATGAACCGGTAAAGCAAGCCGCTCAGACTATCAGGCGGAAATTCCGGATTAAAAATATGATGGTGACTCGCTCTGAAAAAGGGCTAAGCCTCGTCGGTGCCAAACGATGCGTTCATATTCCCACCCTGGCCCAGGAAGTATTCGATGTCTCCGGTGCCGGGGATACGGTCATCGCCGTCATGGGAGCCGCCTTGTCAGCCGGTCTCGACCCGGTAGACTCAGCCTACCTTGCCAACATGGCCGCCGGCGTCGTCGTCGGCAAGTTAGGCACCTACGCCATCAGCCGGCAAGAACTGCTGGAAGCGTTGGAAAATACAAATTGATGGAACCGTGATTGAACCGCGAAGGCGCGAAGGGGTGATGGCGGATGATTTGTAATGAATTTGATTGTATCACTGCTTAAGACCGGAATAAAACGTATAATATTAACATAACCGCATTTCTTTACGCTCTTCGCGCCTTCGCGGTTCAAATTCTATCTTTGAAAGGAAAGTGAAATCTATGATCATCGTTACCGGTGGTGCCGGATTTGTCGGCAGCAATCTTGTCAAAGGCCTGAACGAAAAAGGCTGCGACAACATCCTGGTGGTGGACAACCTGGGAGAAGGGGATAAATTTAAGAACCTGGTTCCCCTGAAGTTTTCCGACTATAGCGACAAGCGGGATTTTATTTGCGATATAGAAGAAGGCGCATTTGACGATGAAAAAATCGAAGCCGTCTTCCATATCGGCGCCTGTTCCGACACCATGGAATACAACGCCAATTATATGATGGACAACAACTATCAGTATAGCAAATCATTGCTGCATTTTTGTCTGCGCCGGAAAATTCCTTTTATATATGCTTCCTCCGCTTCCGTCTATGGCAGCGGTTTGAAAGGTTTTCGTGAAAGCGGCGAATGTGAAAGCGCCCTCAACGTTTATGCTTTTTCCAAGATGCAGTTCGACCGTTATGTGACTCGCCTCTTGCCTGACGCGGAAAGCCAAATAGTTGGGCTGCGTTTCTTTAATGTCTTCGGTCCCCAGGAAATTCATAAAGGCCGGATGGCGTCTATTGTTTATCAGCTTTACAATCAGATTGTAAAAGACGGCGTCGCCCATTTGTTTACCGGCACCGACGGCTATGGGGACGGCGAACAGGAACGGGACTTTATCTATGTAAAAGACGTGGTAAAAGTCAACTTGTTTTTCCGGCAGCATCCGGACCGGAGCGGCATCTTCAACTGCGGCACCGGCAAAGCCCGCAGCTTTAACGATGTGGCCAGCAGCATCATTGAGGCCAAGAACCACGGCAAGATTGAGTATATCCCCTTCCCGGAAAGCCTGAAAGGAAAATATCAAAGCTTCACCCAGGCCGATACTACTAAGCTTTGTACCGCAGGCGGCTACGACGGCGGCTTCATGAACCTGGAAACAGCCGTTGCCGACTACTGCCGCTATCTTGACAAAAACAAGGGATACTTATCATGACCAACTTAAAGCCAGCCGTATTCTTCGATCGGGACGGTGTACTTAATATCGATCACGGCTATGTGTACCGTTCGGAAGACTTTGAATGGATGCCCGGTGCCATTGCTGCCATTAAGCATTTTAATGATCAAGGCTGCCTTGTCTTCGTCATTACCAACCAAAGCGGCATTGCCAGGGGCTATTATACCGAGCAGGATTTTCAAAAGCTCAATGAGTTTATGGAGCGGGAACTGGTAAAACACAACGCCCACATTGATGCTTTTTACTACTGTCCCCATCACAAGGACGGCATCATTCCTCAATACACCAAGGATTGCACCTGCCGCAAGCCCCAGCCGGGCATGCTGCTCAAAGCCATGGAGGAATGGCCGGTAGACAAAGATCGGTCAATTCTTATCGGCGATAAGCCTTCCGATATGGAAGCGGCCAAAGCCGCCGGCATACCGGGCTATTTATATCAGGGAAGCAATCTTTATGACTTTGTTCTGAAAATTTTCTAGATTGCTTCGTCGTACCTCCTCGCAATGACAAATTCCGTATATATATAAACTACGCACTCGGAGAGTGGGGAAAATGTAAATGTCTAATCAATATCGCAACATCCTGGTCCATTCCCTGGTTAACATTGGCGACGTCCTGTTATCTACCAGCGCCGTTGCTCTGTTGCGCCAAGTATACCCTGACGCTAAAATCACCATGATGGTTAGACCGGCAGCAGCTCAGCTGGTGACCAATAATCCCGTCATTGACGAAGCCATCATCTACGACTACAAAGCAAAGCACAAATCCTTCGGGAAAATGTGGCAAATGGCACAACGCCTGCGGTCAAAGCACTTTGATCTCAGTATTTCTTTTGACCGCAAGCTTCGTCCGGCTTTACTCACCTGGCTGGCAGGCATTCCGGTGCGAGTGGGACCGGACAAAGTGTTTGACGACAAACCAAGCCGGGTGACCATGCTCTATACCCGAACCATTCCCCTCCGCCACGACATTGTCAACACCCTCCAGGCCGAAACCTATCAGGCCATCATCCGCGGCTTTACCGGAACAACCGGTTCCGCCAAGCCCGTCATGGCCCGCATCATGCCGGAAAACGAAGAGAAAGCCGGAGAACTGTTAGCGTCACTACTCCCCGGCAGCGATTCTGGTTCTGTCTTTAACAAGAAAGATCAGTTTGTTGGAGATGGTATCATCGTACCTCCTTGCAATGACAAATCACCTGAGAATAACAGCACAAAAAACATTCTGTCATCGCGAGGAGCGACAGCGACGCGGCGATCTCCGGGGCCACAGACATTCTTTCATGATACTCTGTGCAAGCAATCTCAGCCCGACGCACAGCTATCACGGCCGCTTCGCATCGCACTCTGTGTCAAAGGCACCTTTCCTCTGAAAACTTGGCCGAAAGAACGGTTTGCCGCAGTGGCGGACCAATTAGCCGCCCAATACACGGCCCAATTCTTCATTATCGGCGCTCCGGAAGACAGGGACTATGCCGATGAAGTTATTGCTTTTGCCAAAACGCCTATTGCCAATTTCTGCGGCCAAACCAGCCTGGTAGACTTAGCGGCTTTGCTGCAAAAGACGGATTTATTGGTAACAGTGGATACGGGAACGGCACATATCGCCGCAACAGTCGGAGTGTCTATGATAGTGATTTATGGCTGTACTTCTCCCAAACGCTGGCATCCTATCAATCCTAACGCAGTTGTTCTTACCAGTAATGAATCGTGCTGCCCCTGCGCAATTCCGGCGGAGGCTTGTCCGGAACGGCGCTGCCTTCAGCATATTAATGTAGAGGATGTTACTCTGGAGGTTCAAAAAAAATTATAAAAAAAGCTATTTATAGGTTATAGATTGCTATGTATAATGAACTAATGATTTTTATTGTCATTGCTATGAATACCTCTCAAATGGCTCATATCGGTTCCTATCTCTGAAAGGATGACCTCGGCACTACGTTTACCTATGCCTGCAATATCATCAATTCGTTGGAGCACGTCTTCTATATTAAATTATTTTTAAGGCAGGAATAATTTATGGAACATCTAAAATACAGTCTGAAGAATGTAAAAAAAATAGCCGTTTTTCAACGCGCCAGTTTGGGAGATACTTTATTAGCCACTCCTACATTGAGGGCTATTAAAGAGACCTGCCCTAATAGTCGAACTGTTATTTTAGCCAAACCGGCTGCTAAAGATATCTTAGATGGACATCCTCTTGTTGATGATTTACTGCTGTATAAAAAAGGGGATAGCGTTTTTCCTATCATTAAAAAAATATGGCGGGCTGATCTTGCCTTGGTATTAGACTCTCATTATCGTTCCAGTTTTTTTGCCTGGTTAGCACGAATTCCGGTAAGAGTCGGGCGCAGCCCTGTAAATAAATCTTTTTTGACCCATCAAGTAACGGGGACGCCTAATTGTGATACTTATGAAGTGGAAAATACATTGGCTGTGGCGCGTTTTGCGGGAATTGATACAAAAAATTATCAATTAGAAATGGCTCCTGTTCGCAGCCATGAAAAAGAGAAAGTACACCAGTTATTGCAGAGGACAGGAGTAAAGGATTCAGACAAGAATTTTGTGATACTAGCACCGTACTCGTTATCTGACATAAAAGACTGGCCTTCATCAAATTATCAAAAGGTTATTGAGTTCTTGCGAATACATGGGTATATTCCTATTATAGTAAGCGGCAGGGAAAATCGGGAGCGTGCCGATGAGTTAAAAGGAGCTATTAACTTTGCCGGCAGGATGAATCTGCGGGAAACAACATACTTAATTAGTTTATCTCAATTAGTTATATGCGGCTGTACCTCGGTGCTGCATCTTGCAGCAACAACTCATACTCCGCAAATTGCTTTATATGGTCCAACAACACCTGTGCAATGGGCTCCCCGTACTAGGTGTATTGTTATTAGTAAATTTCTTGACTGTTCACCTTGTTATGGCACAGTAGCAGTTTGCCCAAAGGGGAAAATGTGTATAGAATCTATAGAAGTTGATGAAGTATTATCTGCCATTTGTAAAGTTTTAAATATAACCAAGCATTAATATAAGGAGAAAAGCATGGTTTATATCATCTTAATAAATTATAATAGCTGGCAAGATACTTTGGAGTGCTTAGCATCGCTGAAGCAACTTACTTTTTTGAATTATAAAATTATTATAATAGATAACGCTTCGCAAGATGAGAGCGTACAGCAGATTTCTCGAAATTATCCTGACGCAGTAATTATTTCTAGTCAAGAAAATCTTGGCTTTGCCGGGGGAAATCAGTTAGGAATTGACTTTGCATTAAAAGAGGGCGCTAAGTATATATGGCTATTAAATAATGACACAGTAGTTCATAAAGAAAGCTTGACAGAATTGGTTCATAATGCCGAGTCATTCCCATTAGCACTATTGACTAATAAGATTTACAAGTATGGCACAGAGCGGGATATATGGTATTGCGGGGGCGATATTCATTGGTGGAAGGGAAAGCCTTTTCATATCCGTATGCATCAACAGGATGATCAGTTCGCAAAACAACCTTATGCAACAACGTGGATTTCAGGTTGCAGTATGTTTGCAAAAGCGGAGCTATTTCAGAATTATCATATGGAT
The genomic region above belongs to Veillonellales bacterium and contains:
- a CDS encoding glycosyltransferase, with the translated sequence MKLAIMESITTPGGHEVDFDRILVEEIQALGHEAVFYVPENFVFKYDYGVPVRYLPGEGVSYTGLKGIGKMLFSVKREWNRQRWFRALAALAGRGEFDAVIIPTSTYRYLRALNINSLKHSPVPVIFIVHGINPNEAPRFFKAVEKLRDYPNVKAAVLTFGDALFGHKFPNVYCINPPAYTPRDIDFQPASFSGVLDQGRPLRLGFFGQYRREKQLDTFLDVFLTGQYKRPIQLQVQGATMNPDDSADFERIIKKYSGHPHIRFLHKGLIGKEWQTAIAGIDALLMPYSASRYRYHWAGMLFTAIGYQKPVVLSSEINPEVLAKYEIGVSFSGGDNHSLKEAIENFVNTFDDKAALYTRELDRAAADYSSGKFAKTLLQLVGRC
- a CDS encoding glycosyltransferase family 9 protein, producing the protein MSSLKILVINLMHIGDLLLVTPVLRTLRTNYPQAHIALLADAKLSDLVKYNQNIDELIAIDKKGYHNKLGNYIHFIAEIRQRRFNLVINLHANERASFIAAFSGAGRIIGYSSWGLGKMFQYCIKNRKAVKHQIHSHFDVLKEGLGITRIDDRGIEMWLDEAAEKSADEIWSQSFPPNPSSSCPSRLRGSNQSDNSNPPVIGLNIGASWPTKRWLKEYYAELADRLLEKNLGVAYFGGPMDEELVQQTIALMRHKDHPLLRIFTGRLTLLELAALLKKCAVFVTNDSGPMHIAVAMDVPLVTMFGASPVPGFYPYNNKSILIKTPAECHPCGVHTCEHLKCMKQIPVDIVLQHTLKLLERYGNQVGHVPRDPGQYQCQIIEL
- a CDS encoding glycosyltransferase family 2 protein, translating into MKLTVLILAKNEEKNIRACIESALFADEIIVIDDFSTDNTANIAQELGAKVVQRAMNGDWGSQQTFAIQQAATDWIFFLDADERITPELAAEVQAAVKRNEPYTYLVPRLNHTMGNVLRHGGWYPDYGIHLLLREGSYVEGFVHPQIVHQHPLKKIAKPMIHYPYANWESYFNKLNLYTKLAAEKNKKKGKRANFFLDIMIRPYFAFFKMYILKAGWRDGRIGFILAVFHFFYTMAKYVKLYYIQDINDDKK
- a CDS encoding D-sedoheptulose 7-phosphate isomerase, with the protein product MSVVEAVQNGCLADIEKFAQICQAALKNGRTIYFCGNGGSAADCQHLAAEFVGRFVKERHGLPAVALTTDTSILTAVGNDYGFDQVFARQVDALVRQGDVVVGISTSGNSANVVRAMDKARLQGAKTIGLTGQQGGKLAKCCDLCLQVPSQVTARIQEAHILIGHIVCELIDEEFA
- the rfaE1 gene encoding D-glycero-beta-D-manno-heptose-7-phosphate kinase codes for the protein MYRNYNKIKAFVEEQVTQCTVLVVGDVMLDKYYFGEVKRISPEAPVPVTRVMQEKETLGGAGNVAHNLARLGCRTLLAGAVGNDIHCDSLCRLLDERNIIHEGLVAKDGPTTTKLRVIGGHQQMLRLDFEETSPVGDEVETKILYYVDKALQQKAGSVILSDYGKGICTSRVCQAIISKCAEYHIPVIIDPKGSNWHKYTGASFITPNIKELNEVSKNEVTNEDEPVKQAAQTIRRKFRIKNMMVTRSEKGLSLVGAKRCVHIPTLAQEVFDVSGAGDTVIAVMGAALSAGLDPVDSAYLANMAAGVVVGKLGTYAISRQELLEALENTN
- the rfaD gene encoding ADP-glyceromanno-heptose 6-epimerase, giving the protein MIIVTGGAGFVGSNLVKGLNEKGCDNILVVDNLGEGDKFKNLVPLKFSDYSDKRDFICDIEEGAFDDEKIEAVFHIGACSDTMEYNANYMMDNNYQYSKSLLHFCLRRKIPFIYASSASVYGSGLKGFRESGECESALNVYAFSKMQFDRYVTRLLPDAESQIVGLRFFNVFGPQEIHKGRMASIVYQLYNQIVKDGVAHLFTGTDGYGDGEQERDFIYVKDVVKVNLFFRQHPDRSGIFNCGTGKARSFNDVASSIIEAKNHGKIEYIPFPESLKGKYQSFTQADTTKLCTAGGYDGGFMNLETAVADYCRYLDKNKGYLS
- a CDS encoding HAD family hydrolase, whose product is MTNLKPAVFFDRDGVLNIDHGYVYRSEDFEWMPGAIAAIKHFNDQGCLVFVITNQSGIARGYYTEQDFQKLNEFMERELVKHNAHIDAFYYCPHHKDGIIPQYTKDCTCRKPQPGMLLKAMEEWPVDKDRSILIGDKPSDMEAAKAAGIPGYLYQGSNLYDFVLKIF
- a CDS encoding glycosyltransferase family 9 protein, with translation MSNQYRNILVHSLVNIGDVLLSTSAVALLRQVYPDAKITMMVRPAAAQLVTNNPVIDEAIIYDYKAKHKSFGKMWQMAQRLRSKHFDLSISFDRKLRPALLTWLAGIPVRVGPDKVFDDKPSRVTMLYTRTIPLRHDIVNTLQAETYQAIIRGFTGTTGSAKPVMARIMPENEEKAGELLASLLPGSDSGSVFNKKDQFVGDGIIVPPCNDKSPENNSTKNILSSRGATATRRSPGPQTFFHDTLCKQSQPDAQLSRPLRIALCVKGTFPLKTWPKERFAAVADQLAAQYTAQFFIIGAPEDRDYADEVIAFAKTPIANFCGQTSLVDLAALLQKTDLLVTVDTGTAHIAATVGVSMIVIYGCTSPKRWHPINPNAVVLTSNESCCPCAIPAEACPERRCLQHINVEDVTLEVQKKL
- a CDS encoding glycosyltransferase family 9 protein, with product MEHLKYSLKNVKKIAVFQRASLGDTLLATPTLRAIKETCPNSRTVILAKPAAKDILDGHPLVDDLLLYKKGDSVFPIIKKIWRADLALVLDSHYRSSFFAWLARIPVRVGRSPVNKSFLTHQVTGTPNCDTYEVENTLAVARFAGIDTKNYQLEMAPVRSHEKEKVHQLLQRTGVKDSDKNFVILAPYSLSDIKDWPSSNYQKVIEFLRIHGYIPIIVSGRENRERADELKGAINFAGRMNLRETTYLISLSQLVICGCTSVLHLAATTHTPQIALYGPTTPVQWAPRTRCIVISKFLDCSPCYGTVAVCPKGKMCIESIEVDEVLSAICKVLNITKH
- a CDS encoding glycosyltransferase family 2 protein; protein product: MVYIILINYNSWQDTLECLASLKQLTFLNYKIIIIDNASQDESVQQISRNYPDAVIISSQENLGFAGGNQLGIDFALKEGAKYIWLLNNDTVVHKESLTELVHNAESFPLALLTNKIYKYGTERDIWYCGGDIHWWKGKPFHIRMHQQDDQFAKQPYATTWISGCSMFAKAELFQNYHMDKRYFLYFEDVEFCEQLKKGGISLFVIPKSIIWHKTSASIGKMSHIQAYYSVRNNMYFVSKQANLIHKVVYFPYFIVRTLIFSLRYRLRGWKNKDSLKSMVGKAYWRGLIDFFCGKYGKLK